GTATTTATGTGCCACTTGCCACGCAGTCGGCAATCCTCGCCATTTTGAGTATTTTGGGTCTTGGTAAAATTCTGAATCTCCGCTGTGAAGAAACTGCAGAAGATCAAACTTACAAATAAAGCTGGACTAATCTGGTAGTTTAGAAGATCCGAATGGTAGGCCACCAAAATGGGTTAAGACTccccttttaaaaaaaaaagaatgacaaCTGTGCATGGGTGATAGCCTAATGTGAGATCGGTGAAATAAGTTGTCAGacccccgcaaaaaaaagagataagTTGTCAGACCGTTTATTTATGGGCTGAAACTAACAAATGGTACCAAGTAGGCCCATTTTTTCTCAAGCCTGCCCTTGCATGAGCTCTGGATTTGCAATGCATTAGGTTAGTTGGACCACAGACTAGAGACTTATCATGATTAATTTTGCTTACAAAAGAGCGGTCAATTGTTTGCGTCAgatagaaaataataatttcatCCATCAAAGTATGAACGCGTTTGCTAGGTATACAAGGGGAAACTTTTActaattttgcaaaatttacTATGAGGAGAAAATAATACTCATAATAACTTGTAGCGATAGACACATCTAAGGGTGGGGCGTAATACTATGTCCATGCAAAATAGCTATCACCGCTTCTAGAGAATAAACccaataacaaaaaaaatcatcatcccgaaagcaaaacaaaagaactaTATATGTGCGTGTAGAATAACAAGTTTCTTATAGAAATATGATACTAAACTTAGAGACCGTTTAGTGATGATATATGGATGGATCTCCTGACTCCTAGCATGTTCTCCTCTCGCACAAATCCTAGCTCAATTTCACCATTCCTCCATAgtatacctgggcaaaccccGGGCCAGGCTgggttcgggccgggcttcataaaagcccgacggtcaaacctgaagcccgagcccggcccggcccgaagcaCAGAAAATAGGCCATTTAagtattaaaataattatttttggaataaataaatgtatttttatacctattttttctaaaaaaaatactcgaTTTAAGTCATTTTGGGCTTTTTCAggctttcgggccgggctttgGGCAGAAAAGTGAAGCCTGGGCCCGGCCCGGTACACCAGGCTacgggccgggccacccatgtCCAGGTATACTCCATAGATATAGTAGTAGATTGCGAGAACAAGGAGTTAGAGATTGGCAAGCAAAAAGGGAAACATGATCCTAGATTTAGATGTGGTTTCCTCTAATACGATTATGCATTCAATTTTATCGCTTTCTCCTCTGGTTTTTCTCTTTGAGAGGTCGCAACACGTGGAACCATGGTAATGGACGCCCGAATAAGGACACTGGCAGGGCTGCTCCACGTGACCCACACCCTTTCCCATACTTGCTACGGTTTCGCTGCCGATCCATGGGAAATTATAAACTCCAAGCGAGGGGAATGGAGTGTTAGGGAAAAGCAAACACATCTCAGGGCGGTGGATACATCTGGGTGGCTGAGAATCGGACTGGGTGGTGATACTCCATCTACGCAACTACTAGTGTCCTACGCCGAGGTCGTGGGCATGGCGGCTAGAGACGGACAAGGCGATTCACGAGAAGGACGGCATGGTGGCTCCTACTACAACCCTCTGAGATGGGAGGCAGTATGTGGTCAAGGTACATTGGGTGGCGTTAGTTTGGGGGCTGATCTACTGTCCTCCTTGGATAGATCTATGCTGGCGTGGTGGGGAATTGCTCCATCGTTCTATCTAATAGATTTGTTTATTCAACATGGTCATGAAGCAGGTTTAGTTGGATGGGATCCATTGAGATCTATGGGAGGGGCATCCTCAAGTCAGATGCATCAAGGTGGGGGATTCGTGTGGCCTCATCTCTTTCCAGGAGGTATTGGAAGAGCTCCTTCTAGCAGCTTCATGGCGCAGGGATCTAGCTTTCCAGATACTCAAATATGGTTTGATCCCATTTTTCAACCCGCATTTAGCAACGTCAATGTTACTGAGCAAATATGTTTTCAATCAGATTCATCTCGCAGTAGTGCTCATGGGTTAGGCGGAAATATGATTGCTTCTGGTGTTCAACAAAGCAACGCTTCCCCAATTAGCTCTGATGCCACAAAACAAATGGTAGAGGCTGCAAATTCTGGATCTTCCAAATCTCTTAAATGCTATAGATGTGAGTTACCTGGACATGGAGTAAAAGATTGTAAGACAATCATATTATGTGATATATGTTGTAGTGATGCTCATCTCAGATCCAAGTGTGTGTTGCCATATCAACCTAAGCCTACTGCTCATTTCATTGGATATGCACCGGATGGCTTGCAAGTATTTGTTGATTCTTTCCCTACGAAGACATCAATGAACACCAATGAAACTACTGCTATTGTCAATGTTCATTCAGGAGAAGTTAATGCAGAGCAACTAGCGGCCTCCTTTAGTAAGATGTACCAGTGTGGTTGGGAATGGTCTGCTAAGGTGTTTGGTCCTCAAGGTTTCTTGATGAAGTTTCCCTCGGATGAAATGATCTTAAAAGTGAGCCAACGCCACATTTTTGAGCTTATTGGAGTTAAAGCAGAAGTTTATGTGTCAAAGTGGTATCCTCACAACATTGCTAACTTTGAGTTGACAACTGTCTGGGTTTGGGCCTCTGGAGTGCCACCTGAGCTACAAAACTACCCTGGTTTTTGCAAAGTGGGCTCCCTCATAGGTTCAGTGTGGGAGGTGGACATGGTTACCTATAGGAAGACAAGTATAGTTAGAATCAAAGTTAGAGTTTTGGATCATGAGAAGATACCTAAATCGGCTTGGCTTATTGTAGAACCTTCTGCGCACAAAATCAGCTTTCAGTTGGAGCAACCAAAGAAAAGTGGAACTATGATGAGAAACATTCCAATTATGAGAAATTCTTATGAAGAGATTTCCAATTCTGGTATCAGTGCTATTAAAGACACGAAGATGCAAAAAGACACTAAGTCTCAGGATGTGCGTGCACCTAGGAAAAAGGATAACAATCGCAAGGAGAGGAAAAAGGGTAACACAAAGAATTCCAAATATGGTGATGATATGGTTCTTTCAAGTAAAGCAGAAATAGATGCTCAAATTCCTAATGATGGTGGGAATGGTGTTAGTTTTCAAGTTCTCGTCATCAATCAACCAAGCTCTGATAAAGTTAATCAGAAATTTGCCAAGGATGCTGGCATGATGGACAAAGTGGAGCACATTGATGCTGACAATGACACCCTGAGTACTCAGGGTCCTAACCACTTTGCCAGGGGATGTGGGATGAACACTCAAGACATTAGTGAAGTTAATGCTATAGATTATCCAGTCGGTTCTCCAAAACATGTTAGGCCCATTACTAACCAGGAAGTTCACATTGGTAATCAGAAAATCCCC
This is a stretch of genomic DNA from Brachypodium distachyon strain Bd21 chromosome 1, Brachypodium_distachyon_v3.0, whole genome shotgun sequence. It encodes these proteins:
- the LOC104581324 gene encoding uncharacterized protein LOC104581324 isoform X1; protein product: MVMDARIRTLAGLLHVTHTLSHTCYGFAADPWEIINSKRGEWSVREKQTHLRAVDTSGWLRIGLGGDTPSTQLLVSYAEVVGMAARDGQGDSREGRHGGSYYNPLRWEAVCGQGLVGWDPLRSMGGASSSQMHQGGGFVWPHLFPGGIGRAPSSSFMAQGSSFPDTQICSAHGLGGNMIASGVQQSNASPISSDATKQMVEAANSGSSKSLKCYRCELPGHGVKDCKTIILCDICCSDAHLRSKCVLPYQPKPTAHFIGYAPDGLQVFVDSFPTKTSMNTNETTAIVNVHSGEVNAEQLAASFSKMYQCGWEWSAKVFGPQGFLMKFPSDEMILKVSQRHIFELIGVKAEVYVSKWYPHNIANFELTTVWVWASGVPPELQNYPGFCKVGSLIGSVWEVDMVTYRKTSIVRIKVRVLDHEKIPKSAWLIVEPSAHKISFQLEQPKKSGTMMRNIPIMRNSYEEISNSGISAIKDTKMQKDTKSQDVRAPRKKDNNRKERKKGNTKNSKYGDDMVLSSKAEIDAQIPNDGGNGVSFQVLVINQPSSDKVNQKFAKDAGMMDKVEHIDADNDTLSTQGPNHFARGCGMNTQDISEVNAIDYPVGSPKHVRPITNQEVHIGNQKIPKPAYADVVKSGHKAKGVSNDLVKKVRGRKQVVIDEGTKCKGNMNPDADIYTLGKAMEIAKFRNKKAGKGRSKKA
- the LOC104581324 gene encoding uncharacterized protein LOC104581324 isoform X2, with product MVMDARIRTLAGLLHVTHTLSHTCYGFAADPWEIINSKRGEWSVREKQTHLRAVDTSGWLRIGLGGDTPSTQLLVSYAEVVGMAARDGQGDSREGRHGGSYYNPLRWEAVCGQGLVGWDPLRSMGGASSSQMHQGGGFVWPHLFPGDSSRSSAHGLGGNMIASGVQQSNASPISSDATKQMVEAANSGSSKSLKCYRCELPGHGVKDCKTIILCDICCSDAHLRSKCVLPYQPKPTAHFIGYAPDGLQVFVDSFPTKTSMNTNETTAIVNVHSGEVNAEQLAASFSKMYQCGWEWSAKVFGPQGFLMKFPSDEMILKVSQRHIFELIGVKAEVYVSKWYPHNIANFELTTVWVWASGVPPELQNYPGFCKVGSLIGSVWEVDMVTYRKTSIVRIKVRVLDHEKIPKSAWLIVEPSAHKISFQLEQPKKSGTMMRNIPIMRNSYEEISNSGISAIKDTKMQKDTKSQDVRAPRKKDNNRKERKKGNTKNSKYGDDMVLSSKAEIDAQIPNDGGNGVSFQVLVINQPSSDKVNQKFAKDAGMMDKVEHIDADNDTLSTQGPNHFARGCGMNTQDISEVNAIDYPVGSPKHVRPITNQEVHIGNQKIPKPAYADVVKSGHKAKGVSNDLVKKVRGRKQVVIDEGTKCKGNMNPDADIYTLGKAMEIAKFRNKKAGKGRSKKA
- the LOC104581324 gene encoding uncharacterized protein LOC104581324 isoform X3, with the translated sequence MGGASSSQMHQGGGFVWPHLFPGGIGRAPSSSFMAQGSSFPDTQICSAHGLGGNMIASGVQQSNASPISSDATKQMVEAANSGSSKSLKCYRCELPGHGVKDCKTIILCDICCSDAHLRSKCVLPYQPKPTAHFIGYAPDGLQVFVDSFPTKTSMNTNETTAIVNVHSGEVNAEQLAASFSKMYQCGWEWSAKVFGPQGFLMKFPSDEMILKVSQRHIFELIGVKAEVYVSKWYPHNIANFELTTVWVWASGVPPELQNYPGFCKVGSLIGSVWEVDMVTYRKTSIVRIKVRVLDHEKIPKSAWLIVEPSAHKISFQLEQPKKSGTMMRNIPIMRNSYEEISNSGISAIKDTKMQKDTKSQDVRAPRKKDNNRKERKKGNTKNSKYGDDMVLSSKAEIDAQIPNDGGNGVSFQVLVINQPSSDKVNQKFAKDAGMMDKVEHIDADNDTLSTQGPNHFARGCGMNTQDISEVNAIDYPVGSPKHVRPITNQEVHIGNQKIPKPAYADVVKSGHKAKGVSNDLVKKVRGRKQVVIDEGTKCKGNMNPDADIYTLGKAMEIAKFRNKKAGKGRSKKA